The following coding sequences are from one Roseburia hominis A2-183 window:
- a CDS encoding TIGR02391 family protein, with amino-acid sequence MAEKIRKLANSEVEVLSRIVAECMTGSQMNEIFRECGVRDTSNESTKWKRIYYTFLTRQEIDGASNAFLNFIKKSLKPVRFINGQNGDYDEILLEINKPLMLIGLQMTNERKLLKIEAATTISEVERRTRDLVSELQKRHIHQDVIKCCKEEYLQENYFHAIFEAAKSLSEKVREKTGMQDDDSNLFNNAFVVNNPRLAINSLQTPSERNAQNGLKEMLNGITHMVRNVTAHELKIKWIVNEQDAIDILTTISFLHK; translated from the coding sequence ATGGCAGAGAAGATTAGAAAACTTGCGAATTCAGAAGTTGAAGTGTTATCTAGAATAGTTGCAGAATGCATGACAGGAAGCCAAATGAACGAAATTTTTCGGGAATGCGGAGTCAGGGACACAAGCAATGAAAGTACAAAATGGAAAAGAATCTACTACACTTTTTTAACGAGACAAGAAATAGACGGAGCATCAAATGCTTTTCTTAATTTTATTAAAAAGAGCTTAAAACCGGTAAGGTTCATTAACGGTCAAAATGGTGATTATGATGAGATTTTATTAGAGATAAATAAACCATTGATGTTAATCGGGCTACAGATGACAAATGAGAGAAAGCTGTTAAAGATAGAGGCAGCAACCACAATATCGGAGGTCGAAAGACGGACAAGAGATTTGGTAAGCGAGTTACAAAAAAGACATATTCATCAGGATGTAATAAAGTGCTGTAAAGAAGAATACTTACAGGAGAACTATTTTCATGCAATCTTTGAAGCTGCAAAGAGTTTGTCAGAGAAGGTAAGAGAAAAGACAGGGATGCAGGATGACGACTCCAATTTATTTAATAATGCTTTTGTAGTTAATAATCCCAGACTGGCAATAAATTCATTGCAGACACCTTCGGAAAGGAATGCACAAAATGGGTTAAAAGAGATGTTAAACGGAATTACACATATGGTAAGGAATGTGACGGCACATGAACTGAAGATAAAGTGGATTGTGAATGAGCAGGACGCAATTGATATTTTGACAACAATTTCCTTTTTACATAAATAG
- a CDS encoding glycosyl hydrolase 53 family protein, with product MVQVGNEISSGILHEDGEIGTDEDFSGLAGLLQSAISGVRDSSASNTKIVLHLDQGGKNELYTWFFGGLLEEAPNLDFDVFGLSYYPMWHGTMEGLQYNLNYLATTYDKEVCVVETAYAWTTEDGDGVGNVFISGDEETGGYPATVEGQFQFMNDLESVILNVPNDKGIGYFYWEPEWVPVEGGTYASSAGVAYKNDTVTPSNTWDNMTLFNFNGNALESIKVLNQPSENLLTNINFEQNEVTTSPSGWNVWLSDTTDSNTVKTEYGSAYDGNYKLTFWDDADYSCSIYKTFTNIPNGTYQFSVWAMTNGDQDVLQLYAKNYGGDELNTTIETSDINWNIFSIDEIVVTNNTLEIGVYSVAGADDWCNLDMAILRKVE from the coding sequence ATGGTACAGGTTGGAAATGAAATATCTTCCGGAATCCTTCATGAAGATGGAGAAATTGGAACAGATGAGGATTTTTCCGGACTGGCAGGACTTTTGCAGTCGGCAATTTCAGGTGTCAGGGATTCATCTGCTTCAAATACAAAGATTGTGCTTCATTTGGATCAGGGTGGAAAGAATGAATTGTATACATGGTTTTTTGGCGGATTATTGGAAGAAGCACCCAATCTTGATTTTGATGTGTTCGGACTATCATATTATCCGATGTGGCACGGAACAATGGAAGGGTTGCAATATAATTTAAACTATCTTGCAACAACATATGATAAAGAAGTATGTGTTGTAGAAACTGCATATGCATGGACCACGGAAGATGGCGATGGTGTAGGAAATGTTTTTATCAGCGGAGATGAAGAAACCGGCGGATACCCGGCAACAGTGGAAGGACAGTTTCAGTTTATGAATGATTTAGAGTCGGTTATATTGAATGTTCCGAATGATAAAGGCATTGGATATTTTTATTGGGAGCCGGAATGGGTTCCGGTGGAAGGCGGTACATATGCTTCTTCAGCGGGAGTTGCATATAAGAACGATACTGTTACGCCAAGTAATACATGGGATAATATGACGCTTTTTAACTTTAATGGAAATGCTTTGGAATCTATTAAGGTTTTGAATCAGCCAAGTGAAAATCTGCTGACAAACATCAACTTTGAGCAGAATGAAGTAACAACTTCACCGAGTGGATGGAATGTGTGGCTGAGCGATACAACTGATTCGAATACGGTCAAGACAGAATATGGAAGCGCTTATGACGGTAATTATAAATTAACATTTTGGGATGATGCGGATTATTCCTGCTCGATATATAAAACATTTACAAACATTCCAAATGGAACTTATCAATTCTCTGTTTGGGCGATGACTAACGGGGATCAGGATGTTTTGCAGCTTTATGCTAAAAATTATGGTGGAGATGAACTTAATACCACGATAGAAACAAGTGATATTAACTGGAATATTTTCAGTATAGATGAAATTGTTGTGACAAACAATACATTGGAAATAGGTGTTTATTCCGTTGCTGGTGCTGATGACTGGTGTAACCTGGATATGGCTATATTAAGAAAAGTAGAGTAA
- a CDS encoding glycosyl hydrolase 53 family protein yields MRKNKFLSVMAVALAAVQLISASTVTVQASTLTGAVETDDFIRGVDVSTLDMLEDLGAQYYQNNVANDALTILHNNGANYVRLKLWVDPYDEDGNAYGGGNNDYDTTLALAKRAQNLGMNILIDFHLSDFWADPANQIKPKAWEDLSYSELKETLYSYMKTTLNNFASEGIVPDYGTGWK; encoded by the coding sequence ATGAGAAAAAACAAATTTTTATCAGTTATGGCAGTTGCGCTTGCAGCAGTACAGCTTATAAGCGCATCGACAGTTACGGTGCAGGCATCAACCCTCACGGGGGCGGTTGAGACAGATGATTTTATAAGGGGAGTAGATGTGTCAACGTTGGATATGTTGGAAGATTTGGGTGCACAGTATTATCAGAATAATGTTGCGAATGATGCTTTGACAATCTTACATAATAATGGGGCAAATTATGTAAGATTGAAATTATGGGTAGATCCCTATGATGAAGACGGAAATGCATATGGTGGTGGAAACAATGATTATGACACAACACTGGCACTTGCAAAACGAGCCCAAAATTTGGGAATGAATATTCTGATTGATTTTCATTTAAGTGATTTTTGGGCTGACCCGGCAAATCAGATTAAACCGAAAGCATGGGAGGACTTATCATATTCGGAATTGAAAGAAACATTGTATTCATATATGAAAACAACTTTGAATAATTTTGCATCAGAGGGAATTGTTCCTGATTATGGTACAGGTTGGAAATGA
- a CDS encoding sugar ABC transporter permease: MKYKEKMTASEMRTLWGSRIVIWITILVVMFPVAWIVMSSFSAGDSFFLSSLFPEKFSVEHYVTLFRETDFTIWVLNSLKFCFIVAIIQLILTSLAAYAFARLRFVGRKYGLMSLLVLQVFPNSMAVAGYYILIYQFGLVDNSIALILVLAGGSAYNIWLLKSYIDGLPVELDEAAMVDGANQFQVFYKIIIPLAMPQLAVIFLFSFIATYSEYVITSIFLQTPGKMTLALGLQSFISDQFAAHWTLFSAAAVISSLPIMIVFMCLQRFIQNGLVAGGVKG; the protein is encoded by the coding sequence ATGAAATATAAAGAGAAAATGACAGCCTCTGAAATGAGAACCCTGTGGGGTAGCAGAATTGTAATCTGGATTACGATACTTGTTGTGATGTTTCCGGTTGCATGGATTGTAATGTCTTCGTTTTCAGCAGGAGATAGCTTTTTTCTGTCCTCACTTTTTCCAGAGAAATTCAGTGTGGAGCATTATGTGACACTGTTTCGGGAAACCGATTTTACAATTTGGGTATTGAATTCATTAAAATTTTGCTTCATAGTTGCGATCATTCAATTAATTCTTACTTCCTTGGCAGCGTATGCATTTGCCAGGCTTCGGTTTGTTGGAAGAAAGTATGGATTAATGTCCCTGCTTGTGCTACAGGTGTTTCCGAACAGTATGGCAGTGGCAGGCTATTATATCTTAATCTATCAGTTCGGATTGGTTGACAACAGTATTGCACTTATTCTGGTGCTGGCAGGTGGAAGTGCCTATAATATCTGGTTGCTGAAATCATATATTGACGGACTCCCGGTAGAACTGGATGAAGCTGCCATGGTGGATGGAGCGAATCAGTTTCAGGTATTCTATAAAATCATTATACCGCTTGCAATGCCGCAGTTGGCAGTCATATTTTTATTTTCGTTCATTGCGACTTACAGCGAATATGTGATTACATCCATCTTTTTGCAGACACCGGGGAAGATGACACTGGCATTGGGGCTGCAGTCATTCATCAGCGATCAGTTTGCGGCACACTGGACACTGTTTTCTGCCGCGGCAGTTATTTCATCACTGCCGATTATGATTGTATTCATGTGTCTGCAGAGGTTCATTCAGAATGGATTGGTTGCTGGAGGCGTTAAAGGATAA